A genomic stretch from Desulfotignum balticum DSM 7044 includes:
- a CDS encoding SDR family NAD(P)-dependent oxidoreductase, with product MGSFKDRVVLIESVGDDIAYAIARKVASKGAKLALFDIDGKNTSDIVARLKEDGIEALGVTGDPADCTGVKQAIGVIMEKYGKIDVLINNSDYFVENDIVETKAQGWYQGAKNNIDPAFFLCREVIPIMRKQSYGRIVNIGSIEYLGLPQTSVYSAAKSSMLGFTRSLALETANDKITVNWVVKGTIHKSNMSQEQEEKMAAKIPVQKLGTPEDVAGAVTFFAADTSKFITGQTFFVCGGKSLSFSMSI from the coding sequence ATGGGATCATTTAAAGACAGGGTCGTGCTTATCGAATCCGTTGGGGATGATATCGCTTATGCCATCGCCCGTAAGGTAGCATCAAAGGGGGCCAAGCTGGCACTTTTTGATATTGATGGAAAAAATACTTCTGACATCGTTGCCAGACTTAAGGAGGATGGAATTGAAGCACTTGGAGTCACAGGCGATCCGGCAGATTGTACCGGTGTCAAGCAAGCCATCGGCGTCATCATGGAAAAATACGGAAAAATTGATGTGCTGATCAATAATTCCGATTATTTTGTGGAAAATGATATTGTGGAAACCAAAGCCCAGGGCTGGTACCAAGGGGCCAAAAACAATATTGATCCTGCGTTCTTTTTGTGCCGGGAGGTGATACCGATTATGCGAAAGCAAAGTTACGGTCGGATTGTCAATATAGGAAGCATTGAATATCTGGGGTTGCCTCAAACTTCCGTGTACAGCGCCGCAAAATCATCCATGCTGGGATTTACCCGATCGCTTGCCCTTGAAACCGCAAATGATAAAATTACTGTCAACTGGGTCGTCAAAGGTACCATCCATAAATCAAACATGTCCCAAGAACAAGAAGAAAAAATGGCTGCGAAAATTCCAGTACAGAAACTGGGAACACCCGAGGATGTCGCCGGGGCTGTGACCTTTTTTGCTGCAGATACATCAAAATT